The Flavobacterium commune genome contains the following window.
CGTCATATTACTCTTGACGAAATTGGTCGTCGTATTGCGTTAGGTCAATTTAAAGAATTGAACGTAATCCTTAAAGGAGACGTGGATGGTTCTGTTGAGGCATTATCTGATTCGTTCTCTAAATTGTCAACTGAAGAAATTCAAATTAATATCATTCATAAAGGAGTTGGAGCAATTACTGAAACTGACGTTATGTTGGCTTCTGCATCAGATGCAATCATTATCGGATTTAACGTTCGTCCTGCCGGAAATGCAAGACAGCTTGCTGATAAAGAAGAAATTGATATCCGTTACTACTCAATCATCTACGCGGCTATTGACGACTTGAAAGATGCAATGGAAGGAATGCTTGCTCCGGAAATGAAAGAGGAAGTGTTAGGTACTGCAGAGATTAGAGAAATTTTCAAAATTTCTAAAGTAGGTTCTATTGCTGGATGTATGGTTACTGATGGTAAAATTACCCGTCAGGCAAAAATCAGAGTTATCAGAGCCGGAGTGGTAGTTCACGAAGGAGAATTGGTGGCCTTGAAACGTTTCAAAGACGATGTTAAAGAAGTTACCAAAGGTTACGATTGTGGTATCCAAATTAAAGGATTTAATGATATTGAAGAATACGATGTTATTGAAGCTTTCCACGAAGTAGCAATCAAGAAAAAATTGAAATAATATTTCAAATATAAATTTATAAGAAAATCCCGATTCGTCGGGATTTTTTGTATTTTTAGGGTTTTGGGAATGGTATTGGTATTGTTGTTAGTTATAATTATAAGTATAACGGAAAAGAACTCCAAGACGAGCTGGGGCTTAATATGACAGCAATGGACTTCCGTCAATATGATATGGCAATTGGTCGTTTTAATTCGATAGACGCTTTGTCTGAAATGAGTTTTTCAACCTCTCCTTTTGCTTTCGCCAGAAATAATCCAATTTTTTGGATGGATCCAAGCGGATTGCTTTCACAAGAATTTATAAATTCTCTCTGGAACAATAGTAACAATAGTAGCGGTAAAACAGTTTGGACCAATACAGGTGGTAGCTTTTACTCTGATAATATCGGTAACGGTAAAGCAGGAAGTGTAGATAATACTACAAATGAATTCACAGGTCATGATGCTTTAAGTGAAGTTACAATTACAAAAAATAATCGCGGTGACGCATCTTATTTAGGACAGCTACAATCTCACGTTTATAGTACAGGTAAATTTTATAGTAGCTGGAGAAGTCAACAAAGAGCAAAGAAATGGAGTGATTTAGGTCAAGGATTACAAGATATAGGAGATGGTATAGCTGTTGCCGGATACGCCTTGACAGCCACAGGAATTTTTGCAGAAGTTGGCGTGCCTCTTGCAGGTATTGGAAATACTATTTCTCTTAGTGGAACTGCTATATCAACAACAGTAGCTACAGTACAGGCATTTAACGGAAATGATCTTTCTAAAAATGGATTTAAAATTGCAAAAGCTGCTGCTGTTTACGGAGCTGGAAAGGTTGCGGAACATTATCTAAATAAAGTGCCAGGATTAGAACCCACTTTAAAGAATGTTGATGGAGAAGAAGTAATGAATTTAGGTAATAAAATTTTACAACAAAATGTAAGTCTTAAAATTATGGGAATAGATAGGTATATCGATGCAAAAACAGAAAAGGAATAAATTATGATACAGGATATTATTTTACCGTTATTAAGCATTATCATCGGCTTTTTTTATTCAAAATGGCTTTATAAAGTTAACAACGGTTTTTTTAGAAAAAATGTTGATTTGTTTTCTAATTCAAAAGATTTACAAGGTTGGTTTGCAGCTACACTGCTAATTATAGTTGGTCTTTTATTTCTCCTAAAAGGGATTTCAAATTATTTATAATGCACAATTATTAAGCATAAAAAACCTCGCAATTTGCGAGGTTTTCTGTTGTTATCTAACAGGATATTTATCAGGATCTTGTGAAGTATGAAATACAGCGTTTAAGAAAACAGTTTTACTGGGTTCATCCACAATAAAAAAGGAGATGTAAGGAAATTTGCCAAAAGGCAGAAATCGATAATTGTTATCGTGAAACTGGTAAAAAGGGTTTGTTTGTAGTGCTTTATATGTTTTTCTATAATCTTTCAAAAAATCAAGAGCTACTTTTTTACTGGCTTTGTAAATGTAATATTCAACGGCATCTTCAATGTTTTGGGAAGCAATGGGCGAAACAATAACTCCCACTCGTCCTCGTTTGTAAATAACTCTGGTGCTTGCCTGTGGCGAGTATCTACTTTAAATTAGAAAACAAATCGTAGCGTTTGCAACGCAGTTATATTAACAAGTTACTTTATGATGAATGTTTTTTTTTTTTTTTAATAAGCCACTACATTTTAATGTAAGCTTTTTGAGTTTTATTTGACAGTAATATCAATAAGTTTAAGCGAGTTTAATTTTCGACTTTTGATTTGATTTAACACATAAAAAAAAGAGTCTAATAAAGCAAAATGACGCTTTATTAGACTCTTTTTTTGTAACAAATAGTGTTAAAATTTTATTTTTTAGGCTTAATTAAAAAAGCGTTGGGATAGCTTTTTTTGATTTCGATTAAATTTCGTTCAGCTTCAATGCGGCTTTTAAAATTCCCTATCCAAACTTTGTAATTAGGTGTGTTGAACACGATAGTTCCGTCTAAATGGGTGAAATTTTGTTTGCAGTCGCTTAAGGTCTTTTTTGCTTTTTCGCTAACGCCACTAAAAACCTGAATTTTATATCGTTCATTTACAGCTATTGAGGAGTTGATTTTTCTTTTTTCGCTTAGCAGTTGTTCGAATTTAGGATTTTGCTGAATGTTAATTTTTGTTTCCTGAGCGGATACTTTTAGGCTTAAAATACTTAGATAGGCAATGTAGAAAATGCTGTTTTGAATAGTTAAAATTCTCATAACGTGAAGATTTTTAAGTAAAATTACTAATTATATACTTAATGTGAAATAAAAAACTTATTTAGAATTGATATAAATTGTTGTTTGGGTTGTTTTAGGGTTTTGAGAATAGTTCTTAAGTCGTATTTTTGTGGCTGTTTAAAATAAAGGGACGTTTTTATATGAAATTGTTGTATAAAAAATTGTGCCAATTTTTAGTAGATAATCATTATACTTTATGAAAAAGGTGGGTAACCATAATTCGAACTCAAGGAAAATGTTTTTAAGTTTAGCGATGATGCTGGCTTTTTCCTTCTCTTCATTTGCGCAAGATGCTGCTCCTGCAGCTCCAACCGAGGCTGCTCCTGCAGCTGCTACTGCCGGTGGTGATCCGGTAAAAGGTAAGGCGCTTTTTAATTCTAATTGTGCTGCTTGTCATAAGCTTGATGCTAAGTCAACAGGGCCTGCTTTGAGAGGGGTTGCTGATAAACATGATGCAGAATGGCTTTACAAGTGGATTCATAACAGTTCTGACATGATTAAGTCAGGTGATGCTGCTGCGGTTAAGTTGTTTGAAGAAAACAATAAGGCAGTAATGACATCTTTCCCTCAGTTGTCTAATGAGGATATTGATAATATTATAGCATATACTTCTGAACCAAAAGCTGAGCCTGCTGCGGGTGCTGCTACAGGCGCTGCAACTCCTCCGGGAACTGATGTTAGTGGAGGTAACTCTAATAATATGATATTAGGAGTACTTGCGTTGGTTTTAGTGGTTTTAGTAGTGATGTTGTTTATGGTAAACAATGTCTTGAGAAAAGTTGCTAAAGCAAATGGAATTGAAGTAGCTGCTAAGGCTGAAAGTACTCCAATATGGAAGGCTTTTGTTAAAAATCAATTTTTAGTATTGGTTTCTTGTATTTTCTTGTTACTTGCTAGTGGTTATTTTGTGTATGGTTATTTCATGCAGGTAGGTGTTGATCAAGATTATGCTCCGATTCAGCCAATACATTATTCTCATAAAATTCACGCTGGTGATAATGAGATTAACTGTAAATATTGTCACTCTGCTGCCAGAGTAAGTAAAAATGCTGGTATCCCTTCTTTAAATGTTTGTATGAACTGTCATAAGAATATTTCAGAAGTTGCTGAAACTACCGCTACTCCGGAATACAGCAAAGCTTTCTATGATGCTCAAATTCAAAAATTATACGATGCTGTAGGTTGGGATAAAACAACTCAGTCTTATACTGGAAAAACACAGCCGGTTAAATGGGTTCGTATCCATAATTTACCTGATTTTGTTTATTTCAATCACTCACAACACGTAACTGTTGGTGGAATTGAATGTCAAACATGTCACGGTCCTGTTGAGACTTATGAAATTCAAAAACAATTTGCTCCATTAACTATGGGTTGGTGTATTGATTGCCACAGAAAAACTGATGTTAAAATGGAAGGAAATGGGTATTATACTAAGATACATGAAGAACTTTCTAAGAAATATG
Protein-coding sequences here:
- a CDS encoding RHS repeat-associated core domain-containing protein; the protein is MVVSYNYKYNGKELQDELGLNMTAMDFRQYDMAIGRFNSIDALSEMSFSTSPFAFARNNPIFWMDPSGLLSQEFINSLWNNSNNSSGKTVWTNTGGSFYSDNIGNGKAGSVDNTTNEFTGHDALSEVTITKNNRGDASYLGQLQSHVYSTGKFYSSWRSQQRAKKWSDLGQGLQDIGDGIAVAGYALTATGIFAEVGVPLAGIGNTISLSGTAISTTVATVQAFNGNDLSKNGFKIAKAAAVYGAGKVAEHYLNKVPGLEPTLKNVDGEEVMNLGNKILQQNVSLKIMGIDRYIDAKTEKE
- a CDS encoding type II toxin-antitoxin system RelE/ParE family toxin — its product is MGVIVSPIASQNIEDAVEYYIYKASKKVALDFLKDYRKTYKALQTNPFYQFHDNNYRFLPFGKFPYISFFIVDEPSKTVFLNAVFHTSQDPDKYPVR
- a CDS encoding SPOR domain-containing protein, which translates into the protein MRILTIQNSIFYIAYLSILSLKVSAQETKINIQQNPKFEQLLSEKRKINSSIAVNERYKIQVFSGVSEKAKKTLSDCKQNFTHLDGTIVFNTPNYKVWIGNFKSRIEAERNLIEIKKSYPNAFLIKPKK
- a CDS encoding c-type cytochrome, which codes for MKKVGNHNSNSRKMFLSLAMMLAFSFSSFAQDAAPAAPTEAAPAAATAGGDPVKGKALFNSNCAACHKLDAKSTGPALRGVADKHDAEWLYKWIHNSSDMIKSGDAAAVKLFEENNKAVMTSFPQLSNEDIDNIIAYTSEPKAEPAAGAATGAATPPGTDVSGGNSNNMILGVLALVLVVLVVMLFMVNNVLRKVAKANGIEVAAKAESTPIWKAFVKNQFLVLVSCIFLLLASGYFVYGYFMQVGVDQDYAPIQPIHYSHKIHAGDNEINCKYCHSAARVSKNAGIPSLNVCMNCHKNISEVAETTATPEYSKAFYDAQIQKLYDAVGWDKTTQSYTGKTQPVKWVRIHNLPDFVYFNHSQHVTVGGIECQTCHGPVETYEIQKQFAPLTMGWCIDCHRKTDVKMEGNGYYTKIHEELSKKYGVDKLTEAQMGGLECGKCHY